The DNA region AGCCCCAGGCCGTTAAAGCCAGCCAAGCCAACCAAGGGGTAGCATGAAGGACCTGGTAGAATACATTGCCAAGTCTATAGTGACGCTGCCCGATGCTGTGGTCGTAAACGAAGAGAGCAGCGCTGGTAACGTCATCCTCAAGCTTCAGGTGGCCACAGAGGACAGAGGTAGGGTCATCGGGAAGCTGGGAAGGGTGGCCCAAGCAATGCGCACCTTACTCAGGGTGGCGGCAGTACGGGAAGGGGTTCGAGTTCAACTCGAAATCCTCTAGGTTTGAAAGCCCCTAGATAGACTTCCTTTCCTTCCTTCTTCTTCGCCCAGCAACTTTGAGACGAGCCAGAGATCTCCGCAGGGCAGCCTCTGCGTTCGCAAGATCTACTCCCTCTCCGGGGTGTTTGAGTTGCTCTTCAGCCCGTTGCTTGGCAGCCTCAGCACGAGCTGCATCAATATCATCAGCACGCTCAGCAGTATCAGCCAGAACTACCACTTTATTGTCCAGCACCTCAAGAAAGCCGCCGCTTACAACCATAAAGATCTCTTCACCAGATCGTCTAATGCAGAGTTCACCAGGCTCAAGCATGGTCATGAAAGCAGCATGATGAGGCAAGACAGCGAACTGTCCCATCACCCCTGGAGCGATCACAGTATCCGCCTCGCCAGAGTACACCGGGCCCTCTGCAGTGACAATCTCTAATTTCAGTATGGCCATGACTACATTCCTAGACGTTTTGCTTTCTCAACCGCCTCATCTATCGTCCCTACCAGTAGGAATGCCTGCTCAGGCAAAGCATCATGCTTCCCTTCCAGAATCTCCTTGAAACCGCGCACGGTCTCCTTGATAGGCACATATTTCCCTTCTGTGCCGGTAAAGGCTTCCGCAACAAACATGGGCTGAGAGAGGAACCTCTGAATGCGCCGGGCACGGGCCACAGTGAGCTTGTCTTCTTCAGACAACTCCTCAATGCCCAGGATAGCGATGATATCCTGAAGCTCCTTGTATCTCTGCAACACCCTCTGGATACCTCTAGCCACACCATAATGCTCTTCGCCCACTATCTTCGGGTCAAGAATGCGGGAAGTGGAAGACAGAGGATCCACAGCCGGATAGATTCCCATCTCTGCGATGGAACGTTCCAGGGCAATCACCGCATCAAGGTGGCCCATGGTAGTGACTATACCGGGGTCAGTATAGTCGTCAGCAGGAACATAGATAGCCTGGAAGGAGGTGATGGACCCCTTCTTGGTCGAAGTAATCCTTTCCTCCAACTCGCCTACCTCTGTAGCCAGCGTCGGCTGGTAGCCTACGGCTGACGGCATACGTCCCAGCAATGCCGATACCTCCATGCCGGCCAAGACATAGCGGTAGATGTTGTCAATAAACAGCAATACGTCCTGACCTTCAACATCCCGGAAGTACTCCGCCATAGTCAGACCAGTCAGCGCAATGCGGGCTCTAACTCCAGGCGGCTCATTCATCTGTCCGAAAACAAGCGCCGTTTTGTTGATAACACCGGACGCCTTCATCTCCAGCCAGAGGTCATTTCCTTCACGGGAGCGCTCGCCAACTCCAGCAAAAACAGAGAAACCACCGTGAACGGTGGCGATACTATGGATAAGCTCCTGAATGATGACTGTCTTCCCTACGCCGGCGCCGCCATAGGCACCTATCTTCCCGCCCTTGGTGAAGGGAGTGATCAGATCAATCACCTTGAGTCCGGTCTCCAGCATCTCGGTACTGGTTTCCTGATCCTCGTAAGCGGGCGGCATACGGTGAATCGGCCAACGTTGCTCAGCTTTGACCTCACCGAGGTTATCCAGGGGTTCACCCATGACATTGAACAATCGGCCGAGGGTGGCCTTGCCCACAGGAACAGCTATAGGAGCACCTGTGTCAATAGCCTCAATGCCCCGCTCCAGGCCCTCGGTCGGAGCCATGGACAAGCACCTTACCCAGTTATTACCGATGTGGGCCTGAACCTCAAGTACCATCTTTTCTCCATTACTAGTGATTTCGATGGCATTGTACTGTGGCGGTAACTCCTCAGGAGGAAATTCAATATCAACTACCGTGCCAATTACTTGAGCGACTCTACCCTTGGCCATAATGATTACTACCTCCTAGCCTATTGCCTCTACTCCACCAGTGATATCAAGAAGTTCCTTAGTGATCATCTCCTGGCGCGCCTTGTTGTACACCAAGGTCAAATCCTGGACAAGTTCGTTAGCGTTATCAGTGGCATTGCGCATGGCTACCATTCTCGCCGACTGCTCGCTGGCAATCGATTCCAGAATGGCGTGGTATACCTGCATCTCCACAAACCGGGGGAGAAGTTCTGCCAGCACTGATTTTCTGCCGGGCTCATAGATATACTCTGCTTCACCGCCACGCTCTCTCTTGGCTGGTTCGACAGGAAGCAATTGCTGCAGCACTGGCCGCTGAGTCATGGTACTGACAAACCGGGTATAGGCCAGATAGACCACATCGGCAAATCGATTGCTATAGTCATCAATGACAATGCGGGACATCGGCAGGGTATCAACAAGGGAAGGCCGATCTCCAATTCCGGTGAACTCGGCCCGAACCTCGCGACCGTAGCGCAGCATGTAGTCCCTGCCTTTGCGACCTACCGTGATCATCACAGAGGGAGAGACATGCTCCAATATGAAACTTGCTGTGCTTCGGTTCATATTGGCGTTCAGGCCTCCGCACAAACCACGATCAGGCGTGATATGAATTATCTCGATCTTCTTCACTTCCCGTCGTTCCAGCAAGGGGTGAATCCTGCCTCCTTGCTGTGCAACCAGATCGGCCAAAACTTGCTGAATTTTCTCAGCATAAGGCCTGCCGGCTAAATCGCGATCCTGAGCCTTCCGCATTTTGGACGTAGCCACCATTTCCATGGCTTTGGTAATCTTAGCTGTCGATTGAACGCTCCGAATACGCCGCCGAATCAAACGTATGTTAGCCATTGTCTCTTATCTGCTCCAGTATTAATCCCTCTTCTCGGCACAGACCAGAAGTCTCGCCTCTTCTCCTAGCGTGCCCGACTTTGCTTGAACTCAACAAATGCCTTCTTCAATGCCTCTTCTGTTTCCGGCGTCAAGTCCTTGCTACTGGCAATGGATTTGCCTATCTCAGGATGGCTCGTTTCCATGAATTTCTGAAGATCATTTTCGAAAGCCGTTACATTGCCTATTGGCACATCATCTACATAACCACTGGTAATAGCATAAAGCGTAATTATCTCTTTCTCCAAAGGCAAGGGGCTAAATTGGAGCTGCTTGAGAATCTGAGTGCTCCTCTGACCTCTGTCCAGTTGAGCCCTGGTTGCCTTATCCAGGTCAGCAGCTCCAAACTGGGCGAAGGCAGCCAGTTCGCGGTACTGCGCCAACTCCATCCTGAGTTTCCCAGCCACCTTCTTCATGGCCTTCGTCTGTGCCGCCCCACCCACTCTTGACACTGACAAACCCACATTCAGGGCCGGGCGGATGCCCGCATTGAAAAGATCCGTCTCCAGATAGATCTGGCCATCAGTGATAGATATCACGTTCGTGGGGATATACCCTGAGAAGTCACCCAACTGCGTCTCGATAATAGGGAGAGCGGTAAGAGATCCGCCACCGTATTCTGGAGCAAGCTTGGCTGCTCTCTCCAGCAAACGGCTGTGAAGATAGAAAACATCACCTGGATAGGCTTCACGTCCCGGGGGACGGCGCAGCAGCAGGGAAATCTGACGGTAGGCCCAAGCATGCTTAGTCAAATCATCATAGATAACCAGGGCATCCTTCCCCTGCTCCATGAACTCTTCGCCTATGGCACAGGCAGCATAAGGACAAAGGTATTGCATGGAGGCAGGGTCAGAGGCACCGGCAGACACCACTATGGTATGTTCCATAGCACCATAGAATTCCAGAATGGCTACCATCTGAGCCACCTTTGAGGTCTTCTGTCCAATTGCTGCATAAATGCAGATAAGGTTCCCGCCCTTCTGACTGACAATCGTGTCAAGGCAAATTGCTGACTTGCCGGTAAAGCGGTCACCGATGACCAACTCACGCTGCCCACGTCCGATGGGTATCATGGCATCTATGGCCTTGATACCGGTGTGAACCGGGACATTTACCGGCGCACGCCGGACAACGTTCGGTGCCACTCTCTCCAAGGGACGCACCTTGTCATACTTAACAGGGCCCTTACCATCAAGCGGTACTCCCAGAGGATCGATCACCCGACCAATGAGGCCTGCACCCACAGGCACTTCCAGGATTCTTCCCGTGCATCGAACCTCATCACCCTCTTTGATCGATAAGGGATCGCCAAGAATGACCGCTCCTACTGCGTCTTCCTCCAAGTTGAGGGCCAGCCCCATGATGCTATTGGGGAACTGCAGCAGTTCGTTAGCCTTGGCACCCGACAGCCCGTGGATGCGGGCTAAACCATCAGCCACCTGCACCACAGTACCTACATCGACCATGCTTACTCTGGTGCCAAACTCTTCTATCTGCCGCTTGATGACAGAGACTATATCTTCACCACGAGTGACCATACTATCTCACCTCCAACACAACTCCTGTTGGCACAACCAAACAACCCCTTGCACCGGGAACCAGCGCCTCAAATACCAAACATCCTCCAGATGAATCACGCCAAGCTTCTTCTCAATTCCTGAAGCCTGGTGCGGACACTTCCATCCAGCAACTTATCCCCCAACCTGACCACCAAGCCCCCTATGATTTCAGGATCCACCTTCGCACCAAGCATTACTGTCTTGCCAGTGATCTCAGCCAAGCCCTTCCCAATGATCTCTTCTTCTTGGTCACCAATGGGGATAGCCGTAACCACTTCTGCCTCAACTACCCCCTTGTGAGCATATGACAAACGTCTGTACTCAGCCACAATGCCCTGGACTATGTGGAGGCGATTCCTGGCAACCAGGAGATACGCCAGATTCATTGCCGTAGGTGTAACACCCTTGAGAGCCTGCTGCAGTAGCTCTCTTTTTCTTTCTGAACTAACCTTGGGATTCTCCAGAAAGGAGCCTATCTCCGGATCGTGCAAAACACTGGCTATACTCTCCAGGTCAGCCTGCCATCTGTCCAATTGATTGGTCTCTAAGGCAATTAGAAAAACTGCCTGCGCATGCCGTCTGCCTGAAATACCCTTAGCCATTGTTCTAGTTCAATTCACTCTTCTTGGAAGCAAGTCCTTCTTTTAAAACCTTGTCAATTAGCTGCTGGTGCACTTTCTTGTCCAGGGACTGTTCAATTACCTTCTCTGCCGCCAGAACTGCCAGATCGGCAAACTCCCGACGCAGTTGATTGAAACTTTCTTCTCTCTCCATGGCAATCTCAGCCCTGGCTTTGGCAATGAGAGCCTCTGTTTCTTTCCTGGCCTCAGCCCTGGCCTCTTCCTTGAGCCTATCTGATGTCTGCGAAGCCTGAGCCATGATGGCCTGGCCCTCTTTGCGTCCAGCCTCAATCTGAGCTTTCACGGTCTCTTCAGCATGAGCCATCTCCTGTTTGATGCGCTCCGCCTGATCCAGACTCTCCTTTATCTTGCCTGCCCGCTGATCCAGCATCTTCGTGATAGGCTTATACAAGACCAGCGTCAGCAGCCCAAGCAAGAGAAAGAAGTTTATTATGAAAGCCAACAGACTTGGTAGATTTATTCCAAGGTCATTGAGCATTTTAGCTCCTCTTCATACAGATTGACCGGACTACTGGCTACGGTGTAGCTACTAGTGGATGTGTCGTGCTTAGATACATAATCGTGATCGCCATCACCCCGACAAAGATCATCGCACTCAAGAATACTGCAAGTACGAAAACCAGTATCGGTACTGGCAGACTCTCATTTTCCATGTTTCATCCCTCCTGAAGTTACTCTTATGCTGTTGCTGTTTTGGAGACCATGGCAATAATGATCGACACGATCAGGGCATAGATACCGATAGCCTCTGTCAACGCCGCTACCAGGATCATGTTGGTCAAGATCGCGCCTCTGGCCTCTGGATTGCGTCCTAGCGCCGTCACGGTGGCATACCCTATCAGGCCCAATCCTAGTGCCGGACCTAAGAGGCCAATGCTACCTGTGATCGCT from Chloroflexota bacterium includes:
- a CDS encoding KH domain-containing protein gives rise to the protein MKDLVEYIAKSIVTLPDAVVVNEESSAGNVILKLQVATEDRGRVIGKLGRVAQAMRTLLRVAAVREGVRVQLEIL
- a CDS encoding F0F1 ATP synthase subunit epsilon: MAILKLEIVTAEGPVYSGEADTVIAPGVMGQFAVLPHHAAFMTMLEPGELCIRRSGEEIFMVVSGGFLEVLDNKVVVLADTAERADDIDAARAEAAKQRAEEQLKHPGEGVDLANAEAALRRSLARLKVAGRRRRKERKSI
- the atpD gene encoding F0F1 ATP synthase subunit beta gives rise to the protein MAKGRVAQVIGTVVDIEFPPEELPPQYNAIEITSNGEKMVLEVQAHIGNNWVRCLSMAPTEGLERGIEAIDTGAPIAVPVGKATLGRLFNVMGEPLDNLGEVKAEQRWPIHRMPPAYEDQETSTEMLETGLKVIDLITPFTKGGKIGAYGGAGVGKTVIIQELIHSIATVHGGFSVFAGVGERSREGNDLWLEMKASGVINKTALVFGQMNEPPGVRARIALTGLTMAEYFRDVEGQDVLLFIDNIYRYVLAGMEVSALLGRMPSAVGYQPTLATEVGELEERITSTKKGSITSFQAIYVPADDYTDPGIVTTMGHLDAVIALERSIAEMGIYPAVDPLSSTSRILDPKIVGEEHYGVARGIQRVLQRYKELQDIIAILGIEELSEEDKLTVARARRIQRFLSQPMFVAEAFTGTEGKYVPIKETVRGFKEILEGKHDALPEQAFLLVGTIDEAVEKAKRLGM
- the atpG gene encoding ATP synthase F1 subunit gamma, with the protein product MANIRLIRRRIRSVQSTAKITKAMEMVATSKMRKAQDRDLAGRPYAEKIQQVLADLVAQQGGRIHPLLERREVKKIEIIHITPDRGLCGGLNANMNRSTASFILEHVSPSVMITVGRKGRDYMLRYGREVRAEFTGIGDRPSLVDTLPMSRIVIDDYSNRFADVVYLAYTRFVSTMTQRPVLQQLLPVEPAKRERGGEAEYIYEPGRKSVLAELLPRFVEMQVYHAILESIASEQSARMVAMRNATDNANELVQDLTLVYNKARQEMITKELLDITGGVEAIG
- the atpA gene encoding F0F1 ATP synthase subunit alpha; this translates as MVTRGEDIVSVIKRQIEEFGTRVSMVDVGTVVQVADGLARIHGLSGAKANELLQFPNSIMGLALNLEEDAVGAVILGDPLSIKEGDEVRCTGRILEVPVGAGLIGRVIDPLGVPLDGKGPVKYDKVRPLERVAPNVVRRAPVNVPVHTGIKAIDAMIPIGRGQRELVIGDRFTGKSAICLDTIVSQKGGNLICIYAAIGQKTSKVAQMVAILEFYGAMEHTIVVSAGASDPASMQYLCPYAACAIGEEFMEQGKDALVIYDDLTKHAWAYRQISLLLRRPPGREAYPGDVFYLHSRLLERAAKLAPEYGGGSLTALPIIETQLGDFSGYIPTNVISITDGQIYLETDLFNAGIRPALNVGLSVSRVGGAAQTKAMKKVAGKLRMELAQYRELAAFAQFGAADLDKATRAQLDRGQRSTQILKQLQFSPLPLEKEIITLYAITSGYVDDVPIGNVTAFENDLQKFMETSHPEIGKSIASSKDLTPETEEALKKAFVEFKQSRAR
- the atpH gene encoding ATP synthase F1 subunit delta, with protein sequence MAKGISGRRHAQAVFLIALETNQLDRWQADLESIASVLHDPEIGSFLENPKVSSERKRELLQQALKGVTPTAMNLAYLLVARNRLHIVQGIVAEYRRLSYAHKGVVEAEVVTAIPIGDQEEEIIGKGLAEITGKTVMLGAKVDPEIIGGLVVRLGDKLLDGSVRTRLQELRRSLA
- the atpF gene encoding F0F1 ATP synthase subunit B; protein product: MLNDLGINLPSLLAFIINFFLLLGLLTLVLYKPITKMLDQRAGKIKESLDQAERIKQEMAHAEETVKAQIEAGRKEGQAIMAQASQTSDRLKEEARAEARKETEALIAKARAEIAMEREESFNQLRREFADLAVLAAEKVIEQSLDKKVHQQLIDKVLKEGLASKKSELN
- a CDS encoding ATP synthase F0 subunit C; this encodes MDPVVAKYLAVAITGSIGLLGPALGLGLIGYATVTALGRNPEARGAILTNMILVAALTEAIGIYALIVSIIIAMVSKTATA